The nucleotide window ACCCAGGTCTCGACGGCTTCGGCCGCCCGTACAATTACGTCTTCGATCATCGCCAGATCTTGCCGTGTAAATTTGCCCAGCACGTAGTCCGCAGGGTCCCACCCGGCAGGTGCCTCGCCGATGCCGACGCGTAGCCGGGACACAACCTCAGTACCCAAGACGCGCGTGACGTCGGCCAGCCCCTTTTGCCCCCCTGCGGATCCCTGCGCCCGAATTCGCAAGCTGCCCAGCGGCAGGTGCAAATCGTCGCAAACGACCAGCATTTCCTCGTTCGTGATCTTATAAAAGTCGCGGGCTGCCAGCACGCTGGTTCCGCTACGATTCATAAATGTATGCGGCCATAACAGCAGCGTACGCTCGCCATTGATCTTTACTTCGCTCGTCTCTCCCTGAAATGCACTCTTTGCCGGCGGGGCGC belongs to Pirellulales bacterium and includes:
- the pth gene encoding aminoacyl-tRNA hydrolase, with product MKLVAGLGNPGRKYEGTRHNAGYMVLAELARRGSAPPAKSAFQGETSEVKINGERTLLLWPHTFMNRSGTSVLAARDFYKITNEEMLVVCDDLHLPLGSLRIRAQGSAGGQKGLADVTRVLGTEVVSRLRVGIGEAPAGWDPADYVLGKFTRQDLAMIEDVIVRAAEAVETWV